A stretch of DNA from Pyxicephalus adspersus chromosome 5, UCB_Pads_2.0, whole genome shotgun sequence:
caaaaatgccCATGTGTAGTAAAAGAGTTTTAATAAGTCAGTGCAGGAAGAGTACAGACAAAAGGAAGAAGTTCTCCTGTGAATGGACATTCCTATGTTAATTATACCTGAAACATCACGTGAGCCAAGAGCTGGTATATAGTGTTATTAAAAATTTTCTTTCCCATCTGTCCTGACCAATAGGTTATTGCTGTGTGGAAGAGCCAAGATCGCGTGACCTTGTTACAGGCCATATTTTTCGATCAGCTCATGGGCTTTAGACACATAGGCACTCATCGCATCTTCCTTAGACATACCTGAAAAACAAGTCAGAGAAGTCTACACAGgtagaaatgtttctttaaattaaaagtacaaaGGTACAGATATTCATACATGTTTTATGTCAATATGATACATCTTTTGGCTGtgactacaattcatgctcctttCAGAATGCCTTCCATTTGTAGCCACCGCATCATGCTAAAGAAAGTTGGGGCTACAAGTGAAATCGcccacatccatgatacacaatgcaaggattcatgggacatgtagttttcctaAAGGCAAAAAGCTAACATGGCACCCACTTGGCTGtagccagaaatagtgaaaaaacATTTGGGAGCAGAAATATTACTTGAAATTATTGCATGTAGGTCTGTGACTTTAGATAAACCTTTCTTACCTTTTTAatatgtgggaacccttgaaataactttcaggtctttaggggacccttgctatatttaatatatccacagctcatagtacattggagtggtggtcagtaggtaggatgcctcttacattcctggccattgggaagaaagtcagccttacagatagccaaaaagatcattggtgtcacctaaactgacctgagatgcacaaagtgtctattgcttaaggaacccccagcaacctctggaggaaccctggctaagaaatGCTGCTTAAGATCTTCAAGCACACTAAAACATTCCCAAGTGGAACTCcacaaggttttttgtttttttaacagtatgGACTTAGTGGTGGGTGGATAGTCAACTTTTGATCTGATTTAGGGTGAATCATTTTCTGGAATAACATGCTACAAGTTTCAACATGGTAGTTGTTCAGGTATAGTAATGTTATTATATCTTTGTACCGCTGAGTTGTTAGTAGGCAGTTCTGGCTACTGagtgtatatttatttgtgtttatagaATATTACAGTCACATAGACATATATGACACAGTGGTGTGGGTAAAAAAGGGGAAATTTCTTACCTTTCTTTAGGTTCCAAGCGTCCCACTTGGCCTTGCCCTTCAGATCTAGCATGCCAGGACACTCTGCACAAACAAAAGTTTTCATTAGTACACAACAAAATAGGCAAAAAATGTCTGCACAAAATGTTCAGTTTAACTGGGCCAGACACCACTACAAAACTACAGCTGGTGCAACCTTAAAGGTGTTTTCAGATAGACCTTTGGTCACTTTGGTGACTGTATATGTCAGTTTTTAGGTTTACAAAAGGTGGTAGGACTTTAAATGCAATCAGTTTGATACTAATTAACAATAAATGTCCCTGCAGGCTTATTGGTCCGGAACAGGTGTTGTCTGATTGGCTGGGAGTCCAACACGTGCTGTGTGTCTGAGAGAGGTAAGTTTGTGGTACGCTCTGCGGGTCGGATGATGAATTGGGGCGGTTGCCAGTGACAACACATACGGTGGGGGAGCACATTAATGCCCGGGAGTGTGAGGATTATATGAAGGAGGCAGTGACGTGACCTATAACGAGAACCTGTTTTGTGCTAGGCTGACTAAACCCAGGCGCTCTGAATAGACTCTTACTGTTATGTGCAGAACGGGAGATGAGGGGAAATGTACATTGGGGACACCTATTCTAAAACAACTTCCTTTCTATCTGAgtttccaggacaggaagtgtgcagTTTTCCCAGGGGGGACACAGCCTGTAGTGATGTAAGGCAGCGGAATCTGTTGGGGGCCCAGGCACAGTATGATGGAGTACTGACACAATGGCAATGAGCAATATATATCTAAGGAGGCCAGCAATGGCAATCCTTGCACCTCTCCcatgacaggtctactttaaccTCTTTTGGATTCCCAGTGCTCACTTCCTGCAAGTGTTGTGGTGCTGGGACCTCTGTACTGCACAAGAGAGGTGAAGGTTCCAAAATGTTACTTTAAGTTTGGGGTAGAGAAGTGATTGGCTAGAACCTCTGCCCCacttttccctcacttcctgtccaggtcaAAATATCatccagacaggaagtgagggaaaatctctctaatggacCTTTTTTGGGGAAGCAAggccaggggaaacccacacaggaTCAGGgaaagcatacaaactccatgcagatagtgtcctggctgagaattaATCCTGGgatcccagtgctgcaaaggccagagagccaACACCTGGGGTGTAGTGGGATGGGCATGCTGTGTCCTCCATGTTTTCGGGGCATGAGGCATGTACATAACAATAATGCACTATGCATAGCCACCCATATcactgtgccccctcttttttttatgactacacctcTGGCTAACACCCAGGGTGGGAGAATGGtgaaagctgcatttattttttatatttttatggaatGAACCTCTCCCCTTCTGCCTGTACCACCTCCGCTGAAAAGACTGAAcaggaaacccacagcctcctgggatacatacccCACAGATCCCAGACAGCTTTGTGCTGCTTCGCATGCCTGATCTAGAGTatgcatcatcaggggctttcctatattgtaaaaatagaaagtattccatcacacacatgtgcagtaatgaGCCCATGGTAACACAGACATCTTTATCCTGTCCAGGTTCTAgcttcatccatcttgattggccagaatgacataactcccatgcatgtgtgCAAGAGCTCATTCATTCCGCCAACAAGGTATGCTGAGCTACGCATGGGCATTATAGGGAGAGATAGCAGACAGGTAGCTAGATATTGCAATCATAGGCTTGTCTCCTCACAGTCTTTTAGGTTTAATTTCAGGGCCATAAAGAAAAGGTCATTTTATGCTGCTGACCAAAACTCCCCGGCTGTTATTGTGATATATCGGCTTCACGGCTTCCTGAGCTACAGATCTGCAGTGAGCATAGCAGtgtttatcaaactttttaacatgggggaacccttaaaataactttcaggtctataaatactatatctatagctcacagtatattagtgtggtggtcagtgggaagaattccacttacattgctggcaattaggaagaatgtcatccctacagatagccaaaaagatcattggtgtcacttaaactgacctgagaggctcaaactgctcattgcgcaaggaacccccagcaacctctggaggaaccctgcttgaggaACACTGGAATATGGAGATAAGGAATTCTAAATCTTATCTGGCATTTATTTGACATGCTTGTTCTGGGGTTATGACTGATGACAGGCAGCAAGCATTTTGTAGGAAGTAGGTTGGTGCAGCTCAGTTCTTACATAGTCAGCCTGAAGCAAGGTCATTTTACTTTATAAGTTTGATTATTGCGAGGAGTGTTTTCTGGTAAAATGGTGCCGGCTGTGCCGATGTTATGAGGCTGCATTGTATTGGGAATGTGTATCGACTAcattatttatgtgtgttttaggTAATTGGTTTGAGCAGCGGATGGTATCATCATGGCCGCTCAAGTCGGCAAAGGTTCCATACGGAAATCCAAGCAGATTCAGTCCAAGACGTCTCTGAACAGCCCATTTGAGAAGCTATGGACGCCGGTGGTTGGACAGGACATGCAGTTCATACTGAAAACCTTAACTGAAAAGTTTACCCAGGTTGGGCTGAAGAAAATCGAAATCAAAAAGAAATTTCTGAAAAAGggcaaaaagtcaaaaaaagacGGAACAGACGAAGTTCCTGACCCGGGAGAGAGACCTGAGGGAGAGAATGCTCAGGAGGAGCCCGTGAAAGGCGGTTGGACTCTAAATGAAATCCGCAAACACCTTGCAATTGGCATCAATGAAGTGACCCGTGCGCTGGAGAAAAACGAAGTCAACCTGGTGATTGTTTGTAAATCCGCCAAGCCGCAAATGATCACCCAACACATAACTGAACTGAGCGCAAGTCGAGGGGTCACAGCCTGCCAGCTACCGCGGCTTAGCGAGAACGTGGCGCCTGTGCTTGGCTTGAAGTCAGTGCTGGCGCTGGGTTTCAAGAGAACCTCAGATATATTTCAGGAGGAAGTGAGAGCGATCACCCCGCGGGTGCCACCCCTTAAAGTACCCTGGCTGACCGACATGGCAGAAAATGCCAAAGAAAATAAAGGGGAGGAAGAAAAGTCTGTGGATGACAATACAAACAGTGCGACCTCCAGAAAACGCAAACATTCACAGACCAATGATGCTGGAGGGGTTCAGCTGCAGAGCCTGAAGGTTAAAAAGATTGTTCCTAACCCCAACAAAAAACgaaaacctaaagtaaaaaagaCTGCTAATAAAAAGTGAAAGCAGATAATGCTTAgcgtaactttattttttttcctaaactttaTTAACAATGGCCAGAAGCAGGCAGGTTAATGTGGAATCTGCCTAAAATGATTCCAAATGGAGCAAAGAATACTGAATCTGGCTTATACCAATTTACTTTCCCCACTGAGAGTGAAGACATTGAGGGCTGGCTGGGGGAcagacatatttttcttttctgactttTATAGTTAAGCCATTAAAGTTAACATtcagtttgaaaaagaaaagcatttttttaatgaccacAAAGAACCATATTGTACCATCTGTCTCAATGTGGTTGTAAAGCAAAAaccttaatattttttattattaatcagtatttatatagcaccaacatattatgcagctctgtacattaaataggggttggacatgacagacagatacagacagtgacacaggagaggtccctgtcccgaagagcttacaatctaagaccttaaactttttttaaagttttgaatgaAAGTGGGAGTATTGGGCCTCCTGTATAGATTGTATTGCTGTTTTCCCACCAGTGGGATATACCCTTAGACTTGTACTGGTGATTCTTGTCTGGTACAGGAagtattctaaaatgtttttcacGGGAATAAAAGGTGAGGGTAATTctttcaatgataaaaaaatgtttaggtaagaacgaaaagtatttttttcccactTCCTATTGTGTCTCTGGAACTGGAAGTAAAGGGACACTGcaacaaaaaactatttattaaactattattTACTTAATCCAAACTAAAACAAGAA
This window harbors:
- the RPP38 gene encoding ribonuclease P protein subunit p38 → MAAQVGKGSIRKSKQIQSKTSLNSPFEKLWTPVVGQDMQFILKTLTEKFTQVGLKKIEIKKKFLKKGKKSKKDGTDEVPDPGERPEGENAQEEPVKGGWTLNEIRKHLAIGINEVTRALEKNEVNLVIVCKSAKPQMITQHITELSASRGVTACQLPRLSENVAPVLGLKSVLALGFKRTSDIFQEEVRAITPRVPPLKVPWLTDMAENAKENKGEEEKSVDDNTNSATSRKRKHSQTNDAGGVQLQSLKVKKIVPNPNKKRKPKVKKTANKK